In Venenivibrio stagnispumantis, a single window of DNA contains:
- a CDS encoding glutamine-synthetase adenylyltransferase produces MSNLGKFETLKKDFLDSLSEDKYNLLSIIAKNSSCITDFIFRHTEELDYIYDNLDKPSFKREQLIEEALNLVDIKQDEEFIRQITFFKMKHFSRIVARDLMKKDSLLNLMEEYSYLADACLEVAYKRAFEKYKNRYGYPIDEATGDLAKGSIIALGKHGGTDLNYYSDIDIMYIYSNEGKTDGANSISNREFFSFLFRDMTGWLTKRNSEGIAWNIDLDLRPEGKKGLIAYSLPVIEAYYWSVGRIWERYMLIKARHSAGDISVSNEFMQIITPFVYRKHTDVEVVKEIVSMKKLIEEYAKIDKSSQIDIKKSEGGIREIEFFVQVFQLLYGGYDKDLRERETIKALRILTEKGYVKKEDSQLLEEAYIFYRNLEHRIQLKNCVQTQILNLKDAPEFAEKLGLDENQFLNKLNYYRNKVKSIFENILPEEEKQFSILQNYIYTKQNYEEAINYLREIGFKDAGWALNLIESIFISEDYSLLTENQKNILFEYLSEFEDVLKRISDKESFIINFVKLLIDGKLLRIFVSALEQNKKLSQFLIDISNSSDYITNIIAKDKEVLDYVFSLDKDLENEEQFLEELKIINIPEEKEKLKKLKKIVEVVSTLRYLSDKDIKEEKLTKLNEAITNLADFIIKRLYRLNNGKDLAIYGLGKLGSREMNIGSDLDLIFVFKDEESKYLYSKIPSQIVRDLTEKNLYQIDLRLRPYGKAGELSPSVSFYERYFKEEARAWEKLAWTKSRFIVGDFDIENLIRQFLFSKDIDKSFIDEAVEMRYRLEGLVKETENSIDIKLGKGGIADIEFLVQIFYLRNKIRNTSILEGVKNIAPDILEDFIFLRDMETKLRMIKGSSSSKLQKESKELSRIANFLNIKEEELFNQIKNSKNRIREKFIKTVYKL; encoded by the coding sequence ATGTCAAATCTTGGTAAATTTGAAACACTAAAAAAAGATTTTTTAGACAGTTTATCTGAAGATAAATATAATCTTCTTTCTATTATTGCCAAAAATAGCTCTTGTATCACAGATTTTATATTCAGGCATACAGAAGAGCTTGATTATATATATGATAATCTTGATAAACCATCTTTTAAAAGGGAGCAGTTAATTGAGGAAGCACTAAATCTTGTAGATATTAAACAAGATGAAGAGTTCATCAGACAGATAACATTTTTTAAAATGAAGCATTTTTCAAGAATTGTAGCAAGAGATTTAATGAAAAAAGATAGTTTATTAAATCTTATGGAAGAATATTCATATCTTGCAGATGCTTGTTTGGAAGTTGCTTATAAAAGAGCCTTTGAAAAATATAAAAATAGATACGGATATCCGATAGATGAGGCAACAGGAGATTTGGCAAAAGGTAGCATAATAGCCCTTGGGAAACATGGAGGAACAGATTTAAATTATTACTCGGATATTGATATTATGTATATATACTCAAATGAAGGGAAAACAGATGGAGCAAATAGTATCTCAAATAGGGAGTTTTTCTCATTTTTATTCAGGGATATGACAGGTTGGCTAACAAAAAGAAATTCAGAAGGAATTGCGTGGAATATAGATTTAGATTTAAGACCGGAAGGTAAAAAAGGATTAATTGCATATAGTTTACCGGTTATAGAAGCATACTATTGGTCTGTTGGTAGAATCTGGGAAAGATATATGCTTATAAAGGCAAGACATAGTGCCGGTGATATATCTGTAAGTAATGAATTTATGCAGATTATAACACCTTTTGTTTATAGAAAGCATACAGATGTTGAAGTAGTTAAAGAAATTGTCTCTATGAAAAAATTGATAGAAGAATATGCCAAAATAGATAAATCTTCACAGATAGATATAAAAAAATCGGAAGGTGGAATAAGAGAGATAGAGTTTTTCGTTCAGGTTTTTCAACTACTTTATGGTGGATACGATAAAGATTTAAGAGAAAGAGAAACAATAAAAGCCCTTAGAATACTTACAGAAAAAGGTTATGTAAAGAAAGAAGATAGCCAGCTTTTAGAAGAAGCATATATATTTTATAGAAATTTAGAGCATAGAATACAACTTAAAAATTGCGTTCAAACCCAAATTCTTAACCTAAAAGATGCACCGGAATTTGCAGAAAAACTCGGTTTAGATGAAAATCAATTTTTGAATAAACTAAATTATTACAGAAATAAAGTAAAATCTATATTTGAAAATATATTGCCGGAAGAAGAAAAGCAGTTCTCAATTTTACAAAACTATATATATACAAAACAAAATTATGAAGAAGCTATAAATTATTTAAGAGAAATCGGATTTAAAGATGCAGGCTGGGCTTTAAATTTAATAGAAAGTATATTTATATCGGAAGATTACTCTTTATTAACAGAAAATCAAAAAAATATTTTATTTGAGTATTTATCAGAATTTGAAGATGTTTTAAAACGAATTTCAGATAAAGAAAGTTTTATTATAAATTTTGTAAAATTATTAATTGATGGAAAACTACTTAGAATATTTGTTTCTGCTTTAGAGCAAAATAAAAAGCTATCCCAATTTTTAATAGATATATCAAATAGTTCAGATTATATAACTAATATTATTGCAAAAGATAAAGAGGTTTTAGATTATGTTTTCAGTTTAGATAAAGATTTAGAAAATGAGGAGCAGTTTTTAGAAGAGCTTAAAATAATAAATATACCGGAAGAAAAGGAAAAATTAAAAAAATTAAAGAAAATTGTTGAAGTAGTTTCAACATTAAGATATTTATCAGATAAAGATATAAAAGAGGAAAAATTAACAAAATTAAATGAAGCAATCACAAATCTTGCTGATTTTATCATTAAAAGATTATACAGATTGAATAATGGAAAAGATTTAGCAATTTACGGACTTGGAAAGCTTGGAAGTAGAGAGATGAATATAGGCTCTGACCTTGATTTAATATTTGTATTTAAAGATGAAGAATCTAAATATTTATATTCTAAAATACCTTCCCAAATAGTAAGAGATTTAACAGAAAAAAATCTGTATCAGATAGATTTAAGGCTTAGACCTTACGGGAAAGCCGGTGAATTATCTCCTTCTGTATCTTTTTATGAAAGATATTTTAAAGAAGAGGCAAGGGCTTGGGAAAAACTTGCATGGACAAAATCAAGATTTATAGTTGGAGATTTTGATATTGAAAATTTAATCAGGCAGTTTTTATTTTCAAAAGATATAGATAAATCATTCATAGATGAAGCAGTTGAGATGAGATATAGACTTGAAGGATTAGTCAAAGAAACAGAAAATAGCATAGATATAAAACTGGGTAAAGGTGGAATTGCAGATATTGAGTTTTTAGTTCAGATTTTTTATCTGAGAAATAAAATAAGAAATACAAGCATTTTGGAAGGTGTTAAAAATATAGCTCCGGATATTTTAGAAGATTTTATATTTTTAAGGGATATGGAAACAAAACTTAGAATGATAAAAGGCTCTTCAAGCTCTAAGCTACAAAAAGAAAGTAAAGAGCTATCCCGTATAGCAAACTTTTTAAATATAAAAGAAGAAGAATTATTTAATCAAATAAAAAATAGCAAAAACCGTATAAGAGAAAAATTTATAAAAACAGTATATAAGCTTTAA
- a CDS encoding S1C family serine protease: MREYKSYIFLLLITIFIVSSCDRRPLEKKDSIHQLQEKISSVITQVTPSIVTVFSKQNDNKSAPNIFRYDLSENESVGSGFIIKRDAKYFYIITNTHVIEKAKNIAVKFYNDLELKAEVVGSDTKTDISIIKVPITPSISNLKPLKFAPEEKIKVGYFVIAAGSPYNLGYTYTFGIISALNRDLGISSYEDYIQTDAAINPGDSGGPLINIDGEVVGMNVAIIQSGEGLGFAIPVSTIKDISEDIIKYGKVRRGWIGIMVEDIPENLKESKNLSGGAIIIKIQKNSPAKEYGLKEGDIIYAVDDIPVKNAKQLKKMMLKFKPNQDIKFDIIRDNIRMSIIVKAGEKDL, translated from the coding sequence ATGAGAGAATACAAATCATATATATTTTTACTCCTGATAACAATATTTATTGTTAGCTCATGTGATAGAAGACCTTTAGAAAAAAAGGATTCTATTCATCAACTTCAGGAAAAAATATCTTCTGTTATTACACAGGTTACTCCATCTATTGTGACGGTTTTCAGCAAGCAAAATGATAATAAATCTGCTCCGAATATATTCAGATATGATTTATCAGAAAATGAATCGGTAGGCTCCGGATTTATTATAAAAAGAGATGCAAAATATTTTTATATAATTACAAATACTCATGTTATAGAAAAAGCAAAAAATATAGCAGTTAAATTTTATAATGATTTAGAGCTAAAAGCAGAGGTTGTAGGTTCAGATACAAAAACAGATATATCAATTATAAAAGTTCCGATAACACCTTCTATTTCTAATCTAAAACCTTTAAAATTTGCTCCGGAAGAAAAAATAAAAGTAGGTTATTTTGTTATTGCTGCCGGTTCTCCTTATAATCTTGGATATACATATACATTTGGTATAATCTCGGCTTTAAATAGAGACCTTGGTATATCAAGTTATGAAGATTATATCCAGACAGATGCTGCGATAAATCCGGGAGATTCAGGAGGCCCTCTTATAAATATAGATGGGGAAGTGGTTGGAATGAATGTTGCTATAATACAATCAGGAGAGGGGCTTGGATTTGCAATACCTGTTTCAACTATAAAAGATATATCCGAAGATATAATAAAATACGGAAAAGTAAGAAGAGGTTGGATAGGAATAATGGTAGAAGATATTCCTGAAAATCTAAAAGAAAGCAAAAATCTTTCCGGCGGAGCAATAATAATAAAAATACAAAAAAATAGCCCTGCAAAAGAATATGGCCTGAAAGAAGGTGATATAATATATGCAGTAGATGATATTCCTGTAAAAAATGCAAAACAACTAAAAAAGATGATGTTAAAATTTAAACCTAATCAAGATATTAAATTTGATATAATAAGGGATAATATAAGAATGAGTATAATAGTAAAAGCGGGGGAAAAAGATTTATGA
- a CDS encoding sigma-70 family RNA polymerase sigma factor, translating to MRKFNYEEDVEYYLKSIYKIPLLSKDEEEEILSQIKEGKKEALHRLIQGNLRFVVNIAKRYAGYNIPFQELISAGNLGLVEAAQRYDPSKGVKFISYAVWWIKQSIMELINKQTDIIKKPQKSYSIFSKIDNAYIRLKEELQREPTFEEIENFIKEEGIDKDIIKSYFLNKKYFVSLDEPIDTDDEDMILSDLISNYGTEDIEKDILEDDIKYQLNKLLDYLSPREKKIIIHRYGLDGEEPKTLKEVGDILGISRERVRQIEVRALKKLKKLAKKHSIEDLIK from the coding sequence ATGAGAAAATTTAATTATGAAGAAGATGTTGAATACTATCTTAAATCTATATATAAAATCCCACTCTTATCAAAAGATGAAGAAGAAGAAATTTTATCTCAGATAAAAGAAGGAAAAAAAGAAGCACTCCATAGATTAATCCAAGGAAATTTAAGATTTGTTGTAAATATTGCAAAAAGATATGCCGGATATAATATTCCTTTTCAAGAGCTTATATCTGCCGGAAATCTTGGGCTTGTAGAAGCAGCCCAAAGATATGACCCTTCTAAAGGAGTAAAATTTATATCTTATGCAGTATGGTGGATAAAACAATCAATAATGGAGCTAATAAATAAACAAACAGATATTATAAAAAAACCACAAAAGAGTTATTCAATCTTTTCTAAAATAGATAATGCGTATATTAGATTAAAAGAGGAACTACAAAGAGAACCTACCTTTGAAGAGATAGAAAATTTTATAAAAGAAGAAGGCATAGATAAAGATATAATAAAAAGCTATTTTTTAAATAAAAAATATTTTGTATCCTTAGATGAACCAATTGATACAGATGATGAAGATATGATACTTTCTGATTTAATATCAAATTACGGCACAGAAGATATAGAAAAAGATATTTTGGAAGATGATATAAAATATCAGCTAAATAAATTATTGGATTATCTATCTCCAAGAGAAAAGAAAATAATAATACATAGATATGGACTTGATGGAGAAGAGCCAAAAACATTAAAGGAAGTAGGAGATATTCTTGGAATATCAAGGGAAAGGGTTAGGCAGATAGAAGTAAGAGCTTTAAAAAAATTAAAAAAACTTGCTAAAAAACATTCTATTGAAGATTTGATAAAGTGA
- a CDS encoding AAA family ATPase, whose product MEKTLFIIAGANGSGKTTFAKEFCKENNLEFLNTDEIAKHCKSDIEAGRKFLKLVREKFNQGSSFVIETTLSGKYIKQLIKEAKQKRFKVKLIYIFLSKPEENILRVKQRIVTGGHFVPEEDIKRRYYRSKKLFLELRNFVDSWSLIFNGEDDFVLVAKDNQIYIDELYKKFLEDLNG is encoded by the coding sequence ATGGAAAAAACGCTATTTATCATAGCCGGAGCAAATGGAAGTGGTAAAACCACTTTTGCCAAAGAGTTCTGCAAAGAAAATAACCTTGAATTTTTAAACACCGATGAAATAGCAAAACATTGCAAAAGCGATATAGAAGCCGGTAGAAAGTTTTTAAAATTAGTTAGGGAAAAATTTAATCAAGGCTCCTCATTTGTGATAGAAACTACTCTTTCGGGAAAATATATAAAGCAATTAATCAAAGAGGCAAAACAAAAAAGATTTAAGGTTAAGCTCATTTATATCTTTTTATCTAAACCAGAGGAGAATATTTTAAGGGTAAAACAAAGAATTGTTACAGGTGGTCATTTTGTTCCGGAAGAAGATATTAAAAGAAGATATTATAGAAGTAAGAAGTTATTTTTAGAATTGAGAAACTTTGTTGATAGTTGGAGTTTAATTTTTAATGGTGAAGATGATTTCGTTTTAGTAGCCAAAGATAATCAAATTTACATTGATGAATTATACAAAAAGTTCTTGGAGGATTTAAATGGATAA
- a CDS encoding D-2-hydroxyacid dehydrogenase — translation MKIAILDAKTLGKDIDLSIFSDFGYVEIYDTTSKEERIERVKDKNIVITNKVIIDKEVIDNAPNLKLVAVAATGTNNVDIEYCKQKGIAVCNVAGYSTESVVQHTFAMLFYLLNNLRYYDDYVKSGKYAKSDIFTHLDRPFYELNGKIFGIIGLGTIGKRVAEVASCFGADVIYYSTSGKNINNIYPSVALDELLSKADIVSIHAPLNEKTKNLITYEKLKLMKKTAILLNLGRGSIVNEEDLARALDEDLIKGAGLDVLSVEPIQPDNPLLKIKNKDKLLITPHIAWTSIEARNRLVKEIYENIKAFLRGKERNRIV, via the coding sequence ATGAAGATAGCTATACTTGATGCTAAAACTCTTGGAAAGGATATAGATTTAAGCATATTTTCCGATTTTGGATATGTTGAAATTTATGATACAACTTCAAAAGAAGAAAGGATAGAAAGGGTAAAAGATAAAAATATAGTAATCACAAATAAAGTTATAATTGATAAAGAAGTTATTGATAATGCACCGAATCTAAAACTTGTGGCTGTGGCTGCTACCGGTACAAATAATGTAGATATAGAATATTGCAAACAAAAAGGAATAGCCGTTTGTAATGTTGCCGGATATTCTACAGAAAGTGTAGTCCAGCATACATTTGCTATGCTTTTTTATCTTCTTAATAATCTCAGATATTATGATGATTATGTTAAATCCGGTAAATATGCAAAAAGTGATATATTTACACATCTTGATAGACCATTTTATGAATTAAACGGAAAAATATTTGGGATAATAGGACTTGGAACCATAGGGAAAAGAGTAGCAGAAGTTGCATCTTGTTTTGGTGCTGATGTTATATATTACTCTACTTCTGGAAAAAATATAAATAATATATATCCATCGGTTGCCCTTGATGAGTTATTATCAAAAGCAGATATTGTATCTATCCATGCACCACTTAATGAAAAAACAAAAAATTTAATAACTTATGAAAAATTAAAATTGATGAAAAAAACAGCAATACTACTAAATCTTGGAAGAGGTTCTATTGTAAATGAAGAAGACCTTGCAAGAGCATTAGATGAAGATTTAATAAAAGGAGCCGGTTTAGATGTTTTATCGGTAGAGCCAATACAGCCGGATAATCCACTTTTAAAAATAAAAAATAAAGATAAATTACTGATAACGCCACATATAGCATGGACAAGTATTGAAGCAAGAAATAGACTTGTAAAAGAAATTTATGAAAATATTAAAGCATTTTTAAGAGGAAAAGAAAGGAACAGGATAGTATAA